The Chroicocephalus ridibundus chromosome 2, bChrRid1.1, whole genome shotgun sequence genome includes a region encoding these proteins:
- the GTPBP10 gene encoding GTP-binding protein 10, with the protein MVRCGGAVLRKYGNFMDNLRIYVRGGTGGMGYPRLGGEGGKGGDVWFIARERTTLKSIRERYPQKRFIAGTGANSSVKALKGEKGKDCEVHVPPGISVLCDDGKQIGELNAAGERFLAARGGLGGSLATNFLPCKGQRRIVHLDLKLIADVGLVGFPNAGKSSLLSKISHAKPEIANYAFTTVQPELGKIMYADYKQISVADLPGLIEGAHANKGMGHKFLKHVERTKQLLLVVDISGFQLSVKTRFRTAFETILLLTKELELYKEELLTKPALLAINKMDLPCAQDNLNELMKQLQNPQDFLHLLQEEMIPANTLEFKDVIPISTYTGEGIEELKAHIRKCIDEEAEQENEEYRKKKLLLLQTSVEEQMNRS; encoded by the exons ATGGTGCGGTGCGGCGGGGCCGTGCTGCGGAAG TATGGCAACTTTATGGACAATTTACGCATTTATGTGAGAGGAGGAACTGGTGGAATGGGTTATCCTCGTctaggtggggaaggagggaaaggtggCGACGTCTGGTTCATCGCCCGAGAAAGAACTACCCTAAAGAGCATAAGGGAAAGATATCCCCAGAAGCGATTTATAGCTGGAACAGGAGCGAACAGCAG TGTTAAAGCACTAaaaggtgaaaaaggaaaagattgtGAAGTTCACGTGCCTCCGGGAATTTCAGTTCTTTGTGATGATGGCAAGCAGATTG GAGAGCTTAATGCAGCAGGAGAGAGATTCCTAGCCGCTCGCGGAGGTCTTGGAGGCTCTTTGGCCACAAACTTCTTGCCTTGCAAAGGTCAGAGGCGAATTGTTCATCTTGATTTGAAACTTATAGCAGATGTTGGCTTAGTTGG GTTTCCAAATGCGGGAAAATCATCCTTGTTAAGCAAGATTTCTCATGCCAAACCTGAGATTGCAAATTATGCAT TTACAACGGTACAGCCTGAACTAGGAAAGATCATGTATGCAGATTATAAGCAG ATTTCAGTAGCTGATCTCCCAGGACTGATTGAAGGTGCACATGCAAACAAAGGGATGGGCCACAAATTTCTCAAACATGTAGAAAGAACCAAACAGCTTCTCTTAGTT GTTGATATTTCTGGGTTTCAGCTGTCTGTTAAGACTAGGTTCAGAACAGCCTTTGAAACTATCTTGCTTCTAACAAAG GAACTGGAGCTATACAAAGAGGAACTTCTAACAAAGCCTGCCCTTCTTGCCATTAATAAAATGGATTTGCCTTGTGCACAGGATAACTTGAATGAACTTATGAAACAACTACAGAATCCTCAAG ACTTCTTACACTTACTACAGGAAGAAATGATTCCTGCAAATACACTTGAATTCAAAGATGTAATTCCTATATCTACATATACCGGAGAAGGAATTGAGGAACTAAAAGCACATATAAGAAAATGCATAGATgaggaagcagagcaggagaATGAAGAATATCGGAAAAAGAAGCTACTACTGTTGCAAACTTCAGTAGAAGAACAAATGAATAGAAGCTAG